The genomic window GGGCTTGAAGACAAATATTTATTCTACAGTATATATttgcctgtctccctctctatctatcCGCCTGTCTATCTATCTGCCTGTCGCTCTaactatctctctatctatctgcctgtctctctatccatctatctgcctgtctctctatccatctatctgcctgtctctctatccatctatctgcctttctatctgtctgtctgtctgtctgtctatctgcctttctatctgtctgtctgtctgtctgtctgtctgtctgtctgtctgtctgtctgtctgtctgtctgtctgtctgtctgtctgtctgtctgtctgtctatctatcaatctcattgcctctctctctatctatctgccTGACTTACTATGTATCTATGTaacaatttctctctctctctctctctctctctctctctctctctctctctctctctctctgtctctccctctctctctctgtcctctccctctctctatctgccagtctctctatctatccatccatccatccatccatccatccatccatccatctatctatctatctatctatctatctgcctgtctctctatctatatgcctgtctctctatctatatgcctgtctctccatctatctgcctgtctctctctctaatctatatgcctgtctctctctctctctttctgcctgtctctccagCGGCGGATATAAATACCTGTCGGCCTAAAGAGGGTTAATGAGTGGAGGGATTCCTACGAGCTCCTCATCTCTGTGGGGGGGCGTAATTAGGTCGCAGCCAACAGggtgctgggtggggggggcagggtggggggtgggggggggggggccggggagacGGTACCGGGTGTTGACGGCGGGGGGCCGTGGGCGGTGGAAGTGAGCTAACAAAAGGAAGCAGGGGGCTGCTGGGCGAGGGAATATTAAGAGAGGAAGAGCTGACATTTACAGgagccccagagagagagagagagagagagagggggagagagagagagagggagagagagagagagagagagagagaggagagagagagagagagagagagagagaggagagcagagagagagagagagagagagagaggagagagagagagagaggggggagagagagagagagagagagagagagagagagagagagagagagagagggggggggagagagaaagagagggagagagagattgaggaagagacagagagagagatggagagagagagaaagagagagagagagggggagagagagagagagagagagagagagagaggggggggagagagaaagagagggagagagagagagagagagagagagagagagagagagagattgaggaagagacagagagagagatggagagagagagagagagggggagagagagagagagagagagagagagagagaggaggagagagagagagagagaggggagagagagagaagagagagagagagcgagagagagagagagagagagagatggagagagagagagaaagagagagacagacagacagacagacagacagacagacagacagacagacagacagacagacagacagacagagaagagagcgaGNNNNNNNNNNNNNNNNNNNNNNNNNNNNNNNNNNNNNNNNNNNNNNNNNNNNNNNNNNNNNNNNNNNNNNNNNNNNNNNNNNNNNNNNNNNNNNNNNNNNGATAGTGATAAAACTGACAGTGGAAGTCATAATCAAGCatcttttttattaattaattttgattaattcaaaaaaacaattatctgaattatatgaatgtatatttACATGGTACCGGCCCCCAGGCATGCCCCAGCTGACCAGTAAGGAGGACATCGACTACATCCGTGAAGCGCTGACGGTGGGCCGcagcgaggaggaggcagagcgcCACCTGCTGGAGCAGATCGAGATCTGCAGGGAGAAGGGCTGGATGGTGCAAATCAACTGGTTCGTTCACCTGGTACTGGGCATCAAGCAAGGGGTGGAGAAACGCTCCACGTAAACCTCCTTACATCGTACTTCGCACATTGTTACATCGTTGCGCTTGTTTTGTACGTTTTATCAGCGAAGAACTGTGTATTGCCGGCTaattatatcatatattataaaCTTCAGATTCCTgctatgttttttgtttttcttttcatcagtTGAGCTGATAAGGTTTGTTTAGAGAGGGTCATGGAGAGCTTGACATTTTTAAATGTCGGaaatttgtgtatgtgcgttgtTGCCGCTGTTGTTGTTTACTTTATGACATCACTTTGAATGAACGTGAAACAGCTGTCCCGCCCAATGTAAACTCAGGACATGTTAGGACATATCATACCCATCAAACTAATTTATTACCATATGCCAAGCTCCTGTGAATTAATAtctttaataatattattatgtcATATGTATTATGTAATATCATGTTGACATTTTATATCTCTTAACTGTACACGTCAATTCAATCAAACATATATTTAAATCTATGGTCAGATATTCTATAGTTAGATCTTATCATACAATATCAGATTGAATGTCTGGCAACCTATTTTTTACATAAACCAATGACTTAATTAATCCAAATAATGATTGAATCCGATTATCTTCACTGTAATCATCATAAACAAGACCTTTTGTTATTTTCTATTGGTTGATTGGACGACACAAGCAGATCTTGCAGTGTTTATTTTGTGACAATCAGGGGAATTCTGCCAAATCAATATGTTGAATGGCAGTTGGATAGGACTCAATGGTCACTGCCTTTTGTTGATGTTTCAAATTGTCTGTCTGTTGCACTCCATGTCCTATGTaagattattttttcaaaataaatgacAGTCTTGTTATGGCTGTACATGTATTCAATGTGTCATTACTATGTTATTACTGTGATTCGTGTATTTCATTGAGGGGGCTTCGTCCTGGTTTTAAAGGGTCTACTGCCGCCTGTATTTCTCATCCACTGTAGTCCGACCTAAACCGAACAACAGCGAACCATTCCGACCAATGGTGAGGCAGAACCCGATGATTGACGTGACAGCCCGCCAACCGAATCGCTCGGGGAGAAATATTCAGACCTTCCCCGTGCTATAGTCGAGGGGCGATTGTTTTGGTaagttgagagagagaaaaagttcATTGAAATCTTTCCAATGAATCGTTTACGTGTGACAGAGTGAAAGGGACGGCGTGAACCCTCAGTGACGGCTTGTGTTACTTCGTTAAACGGTGGGCGAAGTGTCCGAAGTTTGTGTCCGTGTTTttgttgacgtttttttttgggttgtaACCGCTTACGCAAGACGCGCAGTATTGTCGTATTGGGACAGGATTCGTTTAGTTTAAttacgaaataacataataggTGTTTTCGACGCCAGAACGGTTAACGTTGACGTCCACCGTTGACGTAACCGTGATATTGTCGACGTGTTTAATCGCTTTGTTTCCTGACTGTTATACTTTCACATTGGTGTTGTTCGAGAACTGACGAATGTCATCGTTATCCCTTTTAAGTACAACACCGTCGTACCATGTTCGAAAGTATCGTTCGCTTCGGGACGTGTTTACTCGATTTTTTTACCACTTATTTCCAAAGAATTGTCGTTCGATTGTAAGCGTCGAATGAATGGACTCCCATCGCGCATGCGCGAATACATTAAAGTTTATAAACAAGGCCTGCTGCGTGCGCAGCTCGAAATGACACGATTGCTAAATTCTGAGAATACCGAATGTATGAACTCCATGAGTTGGTGAAGGCAATAAGTCAGTTAATACCTATTACACATTTTATGTTAATTAATTGTTCTCACAAAATGTTTCAGGTTGTCTGTGCAGATCTGTGacgtttattctctgctgtctgtgcacgtgtgtgattTTGTATGCTCGCATGTGTGGGCCTGCACAAATGCCTCCGACAGCACCTGGAGGAGAGCATTAAATATTGTTCCTGTCCCATGGTGGTCTGGGAGGTGGTTAAGCCAAACCAAGCAACCTGTGAGCCAGAAGACCAGGATTCTTCAGGTATCGACCGTGCAGAGGAAACAGTAGTCCAAAGACTCTTTCTCATCGCCAGTTAACGGCGATCTGGCCGTTTGCTGATTGGCTGAGTTTATTACTGTAAGTTAGCATCTGCTAAAccgggtaaaaaaataaataatttaaattaaCAAAGATAATTTACATTAACTTTGACATCTGTAAGGTTTTAGCATTTTTTCTTTCCTCATGGTTTCCGAAGACTGGAGGGCATGAGCATGAGTGTTACAGCCTTGTGTGGGTTTAGGGTTAGAGATGACCCTGTCTGCATAAATCATGTTCTACCAGTCCAGTCACCTCTTGGGGTATTTACTCTGGACAGCAGGAGAAGATGATGGACACGGCCGGGAACCAAACAGACGGCCTGCTCCCCTTGGAGGGACGCTTCCTTCCCACCAGTGACAGCCACATGGAGTATGGTATGTAAAAACAGCTGCAGGGGAGAAGGCTTGTTATAGTGCGACTGGGAAGAAGATCTACAGGTTTCCTTAGGGTTGTATATAGGGTGAACTGAACGATGGGTGTTAAACTGGAGGTAATCACGGGGAACTCTGGGTCATATAGGGTTAACTGAATTCTGTGGGTGATTTAGGGTGAACTGAACTCTGGGTAACATAGTGTGAACTGAACTCTGGGTAACATAGGGCGAACTGAACTCTGGGTAACATAGGGCGAACTGAACTCTGGGTAACATAGGGCGAACTGAACTCTGGGTAACATAGTGTGAACTGAACTCTGGGTAACATAGGGCGAACTGAACTCTGGGTAACATAGGGCGAACTGAACTCTGGGTAACATAGGGCGAATTGAACTCTGGGTAACATAGGGTGAATTGAACTCTGGGTAACATAGGGTGAACTGAACTCTGGGTAACATAGGGTGAACTGAACTCTGGGTAACATAGGGCGAACTGAACTCTGGGTAACATAGTGTGAACTGAACTCTGGGTAACATAGGGCGAACTGAACTCTGGGTAACATAGGGCGAACTGAACTCTGGGTAACATAGGGCGAACTGAACTCTGGGTAACATAGGGTGAACTGAACTCGAATTGAGCGACATTCAATTGTCGTTCAATATTTTTTATCAGTGCTATTCTGGTCAAATCTTTTAtcacatataataataaaaatgctgCTTTACAAAATGATGTCtataatatcataataataCTTAAATTTAGAAATACCATCGATCATTTTCTTTCTATTATTTAGACTATGAGCAGGGGTTAGGCATGTTGCTCAAAGACCGTCGGGAATCATACCCAGTAACTTTCAGCAGGGAGTCGAAACAACATAGCTTCTACGTCAGGAGTAGGGGGTACCCTTTACCTGTCAGTCAAATCCATGACAAACTACCCAAAACCAGTTCATGAGCACATACCCCCCTCAAAACATAAAGGAAATCCCAAGTACGTGGCAGGTGGATCTATGATTCGGGAATAATGAGATCTATGAGGAGGCATCTTATCCTCCATCTTTGTAGTTCAATGGTTCTCCATGTTTGTAGTTCAATGGTTCTCCATGTTTGTAGTTCATTGGTGCTCCACGAGTTTGTAGTTCATTGGATGTGGTGTCTCCCTCAGACGACCTCCCGGCCCTGCAGGAGGTGCAGGCGGCGGGCCCGACGGAGACGCCGGCCTATCAGGTGGAGGGGGGCGTGTCCCACCTGGAGAGGGAGAACAGGACATACTCCGGGCCCCCTGACACACACTGGCTGACCCAGCTGGCGCACATCGCCACAGGGCCCCAGAGTCCACTGCTGCAGGGGCCCCCacggtacagagacacacacacagacgcacacacacagacgcacacgcacacgtactgACGTACatgagcgcacgcacgcacacacacacacttaatgacacacacacacacacacacacacacacacacacacacacacacacacacacagcaaagtaaaccctatcacttctactgccaGCAGGGCAAGCCCGGTGTCACTGCTAGGATGCTAATACCAGTGCTAGTCCCTGTTAGCATACTCTAGAACACACCATCACAATATCTCTTGCGTCTCTCATAATGTCTCCTCTCCCACAGCCCGTCTCCCCTCCGCGTCTTCGGCACCAGCTGTGGCCTCCATTCCTACGCCAGAcctcctcctacttctcctactcctcctccctctccttctccttgggCCAGCAGCCACCCCGCACCCCCTACAGGCCGGGGAAGGGGCCGCAGGAGCACCAGGGTGAGAGACACaccactactgctactactacctagtgctactgctactactagtactactggCATTACTACTActctattactactactaccactactactactactactactacgtaCTAGTATTACCACGTTtgactactaccactactacttctGTTTGAGACAGTGACATTGAAGGTAGTGGATATGttctatttacatttagggcatttagcagaaacTTTTATTAAAGTAACATATGAGCCTGAGGACCAATCAGAACAGTTACGTCTGAAAGAGCCAAGTGCAACTTAAATTCAAGGGGGGAATCGAGCTAAATGGTTTCAAATATCAGGGTGTCGATTATATAGCGGGGTAATGCAGGATAAAGAATGTCCCcacacgtgtttgtgtttatggttTATGAGGTCTTCTTTGTCCCCATAGATAATGGGTTTTATGGTTTATGAGGTCTTGTATGTTCCCATAGAGAAGCTGTGTTTGTGGTTCATGAGTTCTTGTGTGCCCCCATAGAGAAGATGTCTCTGTGGTTTACGAGGTCTTGTATGTCCCCATAGCGAAGCTGTGTTTTTTGGTTTACGAGGTCTTGTCCGTACCCATAGAGAAGCTGTGTTTTTGGTTTATGAGGTCTTGTGTGTCCCCATAGAGAAGCTGTGTTTTCGGTTTATGAGGTCTTGTGTGTCCCCATAGAGAAGCTGTGTTTGCGGTTTATGAGGTCTTGTGTGTCCCCATAGAGAAGCTGTGTTTGTGGTTTACGAGGTCATGTGTGTCCCTCCATAGAAAAGCAATGCCACCCGCTCCACGCCGTCCGACGATGAGGACATGGGCTGGAGCCACTCCTGGCCTCCGACCGCGTGGCACTGCTTTCTTAAAGGTACAGGCACCCCCAAGAAAATCTAATTAACCCCGCCCACAATCACATGTTGCCCCTAATCAGTGtcattttctgtcttttatAATCCCGAGATCCTGCTAATGTTgcgttataaagtaaagggaaacaagatatctattcttcctccacctctctcgcttctctgctctggtaacgtcacgtacgtggaaaaaaaacaacgaagctccgaatactgatttaagctttgaatactaattttccgagtgGACGAcctgtaaaaatccatagattagccgcaccaTTATATAAACCACAGAttcgaaaaatgggaaaaaaggcgcggcttatagtccgaaaattacggtataCCAAAACTATTATTACAAGTTAAATTGTTACTCATGTCAATAAAGTTGTGTTCAGTCTTTTAAAACGCCTTGGGTTTGATACGCAGCACAAGGGCCGTGtgtgtccggggggggggggtttaaaagCAGCCCCCGGTATAAATACCCTGGCGGGTCGCCGTAGTGACGGGTGTTGTGTGGTCAGGGACCCGGGTCCGGTTCCACAGCGGGGCCCGGGTGGGCTGGCAGGACGTGGAGGACCTGGTCTCTGCTGAGGACGACGCTGGACCCCCGGAGAAGGGGGGCGCGCTGAAGGTGAGCAGCTCAGGGTggaggtctcacacacacacacacacacacacacacacacacacacacacacacacacacacacacacacacacacacacacacacacacacacacacacacacacacacacacacacacacacaccttgtaatgatgaaaatcttttataatgttactactactagtactactctattactactactaccacatACTAGTATTACCACGTtttactactaccactactacttcgGCAGTACTGCAATACTGATGATATGATGTAACCATGTGTTCTTTGGGTGTTTGTAGTTCATGATTCTATGACTTTTaatgtgcattgtagcactttgagatcattgaattgatataaagtgcgttataaataaaatgtattattattattatcatatgaTATGACCGTgtgttgtgtaggtgtgtgtatttgataaTGTAATGCTGCCGACCGTGTGTTGTGTAGGTGTACGGGTTGGACGGTCTGCGTCTAACGCAGCACTCTGAGGTCATCTCCTCCGACCAGTCCGTCCTgcagctgacctttgaccccggcGCATTCGGACACACCCCCCTGACAGCCCACTGTCCATTGGACCACCCGTTCTACGTCAAACACaaaggtaggtgtgtgtgtgtgtgtgtgtgtgtgtgtgtgtgtgtgtgtgtgtgtgtgtgtgtgtgtgtgtgtgtgtgtgtgtgtgtgtgtgtgtgtcacacacacatctttaatGGCactatgttctctctctctcagggtggTCCTCGTTCTACCCCAGCCTGACTGTGGTGCATTATGGGATACCGTGCTACGAGGTGGAGCGGGGGGACGTCTGTCTGCCTCCGGGACACCGGGACGCCGTGCGGACGGACGCCTCGCTGGTCTTCAACACGTTCAGGAGGTCAGCCCCCCTGCCGAGACTGTAGCAGCTAGAAGAGTAACGTTCTGTCTGTAGAACACATATTTGCAAAATAAAAGTGTGTAGGACATATCgtgtttacaaaataaaagtctgtaGGACACAACACGTTTATTAAGCTGAAGTCTGTAGGACCCATCGTGTTTACCAAATAAAAGTCTGTAGGACCCATCGTGTttagaaaaataaatgtcagtaGCACCCATTgtgtttacaaaataaaagtcagTAGGACCCATCgtgtttacaaaataaaagtcagTAGAACCCATCACGTTTACAAACTAAAAGTCTGTAGGACCCATCGTGTTTACCAAATAAAAGTCAGTAGGACCCATCgtgtttacaaaataaaagtcagTAGGACCCATCACGTTTACAAACTAAAAGTCTGTAGGAGACATGCTTACAAAATACAATTCTTCACGTCACGTAAACTACAAACTCACTCCCTAAAACGCATATTGTGAGTGAGAAAGGTAAGGAAAAGGCGTGTGATTATGAGGATATGGTGAGCCTTCACCAGGCTGACCAGGGCGTGTGATTACCAGGATGTGGAGAGTCTTTACCAGGAGGACCAGCTGTGTCTCAGCCGTGCTGTTAACCCATGGGCCAAGAATCCAAACTATTTGCAAAAGTTGGCGTTTTTCCAGAGGAACAAACTATCCTTTACAAAATCACACCAATGACTTCCGTCTTTTGTTTAGTCGTTGGTTTTCCCGAAATGTACTCGTTATTCAATTAGGTAATGTACTAGATATAGTTATAAAAGATAAGAGGTAGCGCTCCCTTGTAAAAGAGATATCTATCGCAATGTGATGTTTTTCTCCCTGGTTAAATGAAGGTgcaaacaataataattagCTTGTAGACGTCAGTCAACCGACTGGAGAAGCTCGTTAATCGCTCTTCCTTTGTTTCATCCTCAGTTATGACTTCACCCCGCTGGACTCGTCGGCCGTCTACGTGCTGAGCAGCatggcccgccgccgccgcacctCCCAGTCCAGCGGGGGCGCTGTGTCCCCCGACAGAGAGCTGCAGACAGGTACCTCAAAAGGACACACTGATGGTTCTGATGGTGTTACTCACCAGCAAGTCAAAAAGCGGCCTTGAAAATAGGATTGAATGTTATTCAAATCACAGTCGGGTGCTTCTTGAGTTTAAGCTATCCTGAAGTTGTTAATTCAACTATTCTTTATATCTCCTATTAGCATATTTCCAATTAACCTCCTGTTGTTAACTTTACATTTTTAAGCAATATACGTCTGTTTTGTCTACGTTTTAACAATGACAGCAAGTCCAAAAATAGGAAGTGCTTTTCTGCAGTAGTTCAAAAGTTATACAGTAGTTCCCATATTTATACAGCACGCATTCAGTATTCACATAATCAGTGTTAACActgcagggtcaaaggtcaggggaTTAACCCAAAGCATtccttttcaaaaaaaacaaaacagcagaTGCCCCGAGCCCCGGTCCCTCCCATTCTCAACACCAACAGCCAATCAAAAGTGTGCCAAGCAGTCAACCAGGAAGTGCGAACGCCACCAGGTGTAAGCGGCCAATGAACGCCTTCATGCTGTTCGCCAAGAAGTTCAGGGTGgaatacacacagatgcacccTGGGAAAGACaacaggtgtgtatgtgtgtgtgtgggggttgtcGAGACGTGTGTGTGAGACTATATCCTTGTTCCTCCTTATATAAAACCTGCTTTTGAATGATCTTTTGGCAAAGAATTTGAATAGGCGTGTAAAACTTctgctaacgtgtgtgtgtgtgtgtgtgtgtgtgtgtgtgtgtgtaattgcatgcatttgtgtgtgtgtgtgtgtgtgtgtccatgtgtgtgtgtgtccgtgtgtgtgtccgtgtgtgtgtgtgtgtccgtgtgtgtgtgtgtgtgtgtgtgtccgtgtccgtgtgtgtgtgtgtgtgtgtgcagagccaTCAGCGTGCTGCTGGGGGAGCGGTGGAAGCGGCtgcggggggaggagaggagggtcttcACCCTGGAGGCCAAGACCCTCGCAGACCAGCAGAAGATCCTCGACCCCGACTG from Gadus macrocephalus chromosome 4, ASM3116895v1 includes these protein-coding regions:
- the LOC132456646 gene encoding HMG box-containing protein 1-like encodes the protein MMDTAGNQTDGLLPLEGRFLPTSDSHMEYDDLPALQEVQAAGPTETPAYQVEGGVSHLERENRTYSGPPDTHWLTQLAHIATGPQSPLLQGPPRPSPLRVFGTSCGLHSYARPPPTSPTPPPSPSPWASSHPAPPTGRGRGRRSTRVRDTPLLLLLPSATATTSTTGITTTLLLLLPLLLLLLLRTSITTFDYYHYYFCLRQEDVSVVYEVLYVPIAKLCFLVYEVLSKSNATRSTPSDDEDMGWSHSWPPTAWHCFLKGTRVRFHSGARVGWQDVEDLVSAEDDAGPPEKGGALKVYGLDGLRLTQHSEVISSDQSVLQLTFDPGAFGHTPLTAHCPLDHPFYVKHKGWSSFYPSLTVVHYGIPCYEVERGDVCLPPGHRDAVRTDASLVFNTFRSYDFTPLDSSAVYVLSSMARRRRTSQSSGGAVSPDRELQTADAPSPGPSHSQHQQPIKSVPSSQPGSANATRCKRPMNAFMLFAKKFRVEYTQMHPGKDNRAISVLLGERWKRLRGEERRVFTLEAKTLADQQKILDPDCWKRRRTNSGCQGN